From a single Pseudomonas triticicola genomic region:
- a CDS encoding DUF1615 domain-containing protein — protein MYTSRLIIALGAVLLLAGCASQRSNEPAPRPPAEVKAEIVRLLPAKTADRQGWATDIYAAFAAQGISTTTQNLCSVLAVAEQESTFQADPTVPGLGKIARDEIDRRAAKVHIPSLLVSGALQVRSPNGKSYSERLNAARSEKELSAIFDDFIGMVPMGRTLFGGFNPVHTGGPMQVSIEFAEEHAKDYPYPVDGTIRREVFSRRGGMYFGIAHLLGYPVNYREPLYRFADFNAGWYASRNAAFQNAVSRASGIPLTLDGDLIRYDSIMPGSTELAVRTLGKSLGMRNPTIRDQLEKGKTLEFEESKLYQRVFELAERAEGKALPRAVLPGIVLQSPKITRKLTTAWFAKRVDERYKRCMAKAG, from the coding sequence ATGTACACCTCAAGATTGATCATCGCCCTCGGCGCCGTGCTGCTGCTCGCCGGTTGCGCCAGCCAGCGCAGCAACGAACCGGCGCCGCGTCCGCCGGCTGAAGTGAAGGCGGAAATCGTTCGGCTGTTGCCGGCGAAAACTGCCGACCGTCAGGGCTGGGCCACGGACATCTACGCCGCGTTTGCCGCACAAGGCATCAGCACCACCACGCAGAATCTGTGTTCGGTACTGGCCGTGGCCGAGCAGGAGTCCACTTTCCAGGCTGACCCGACGGTGCCCGGCCTGGGCAAGATCGCCCGCGACGAAATCGATCGCCGCGCCGCCAAGGTGCACATCCCCAGCCTGCTGGTCAGCGGCGCTCTGCAAGTGCGCTCGCCCAACGGCAAGAGCTACAGCGAACGTCTGAATGCGGCGCGCAGTGAAAAAGAGCTGAGCGCGATTTTCGACGACTTCATCGGCATGGTGCCGATGGGCCGCACGCTGTTCGGCGGCTTTAACCCGGTGCACACCGGCGGGCCGATGCAGGTCAGCATCGAATTCGCCGAGGAGCACGCCAAGGATTACCCGTACCCGGTGGACGGCACGATTCGTCGTGAAGTGTTCAGCCGGCGCGGCGGCATGTATTTCGGCATCGCCCATTTGCTCGGTTACCCGGTGAATTACCGCGAGCCGTTGTATCGTTTCGCCGATTTCAACGCCGGCTGGTACGCCAGTCGCAATGCCGCGTTTCAGAATGCGGTGAGCCGCGCTTCCGGCATCCCGCTGACCCTGGACGGCGACCTGATTCGCTACGACTCGATCATGCCCGGCAGTACTGAACTGGCGGTGCGCACCCTCGGCAAGTCGCTGGGCATGCGCAACCCGACGATTCGCGATCAACTGGAGAAGGGCAAAACCCTGGAATTCGAAGAGAGCAAACTCTATCAGCGCGTGTTCGAACTGGCGGAGCGGGCCGAAGGCAAGGCGTTACCGCGCGCGGTATTGCCGGGGATTGTGCTGCAGAGTCCGAAGATCACCCGCAAACTCACCACAGCCTGGTTCGCCAAGCGCGTGGACGAGCGCTACAAACGCTGCATGGCCAAGGCCGGATAA